A DNA window from Macadamia integrifolia cultivar HAES 741 chromosome 4, SCU_Mint_v3, whole genome shotgun sequence contains the following coding sequences:
- the LOC122077021 gene encoding very-long-chain enoyl-CoA reductase — MKVTVVSRSGREIIKGGLELHDSAKVTDLQNAIHRRTKKYYPSRQRLTLPVQPGTKEKPVVLDSRKSVQDYCDRNADKLTVVFKDLGPQVSYRTLFICEYFGPLVIFPIFYFLPVYKYFGYKGERVIQPVQTYAMYYWCFHYFKRIMETIFIHRFSHATSPLSNVFRNCTYYWTFGAYIAYYVNHPFYTPVSDLQMKIGFGIGVICQVANFYCHILLKNLRSPDGSGGYQIPRGFLFNIVTCANYTTEIYQWLGFNIATQTVAGYLFLLVAASIMTDWALGKHRRLKKLFDGKEGRPKYPRRWVILPPFL; from the exons ATGAAGGTCACTGTTGTTTCACGGAGCGGTAGAGAGATTATTAAGGGTGGGCTTGAGCTACATGATTCG GCTAAAGTTACTGATCTACAAAATGCTATTCACCGTCGAA CCAAAAAGTACTATCCTTCAAGACAGCGTCTCACCCTGCCTGTACAGCCTGGAACAAAGGAGAAACCTGTTGTCCTCGACTCTAGGAAAAGTGTGCAAGATTATTGTGATCGAAATGCGGACAAATTGACTGTGGTATTCAAGGACCTGGGCCCGCAGGTTTCCTACAGGACCCTTTTTATCTGTGAGTACTTCGGGCCTCTGgtcatttttcccattttctacTTCCTCCCTGTGTACAAGTACTTCGGCTACAAAGGAGAACGTGTTATCCAACCTGTCCAGACTTATGCAATGTACTACTGGTGTTTTCACTACTTTAAACGTATCATGGAGACAATCTTCATTCATCGGTTCAGCCATGCAACTTCACCCCTCTCCAATGTGTTCCGCAACTGTACTTACTACTGGACATTTGGCGCGTACATAGCTTACTATGTGAACCACCCATTTTATACCCCTGTAAGTGACCTCCAGATGAAGATTGGGTTTGGGATTGGGGTGATCTGTCAAGTTGCAAACTTCTATTGTCACATCTTGTTAAAGAACCTGCGGAGCCCTGATGGGAGTGGAGGGTACCAGATCCCAAGAGGCTTTCTGTTTAATATAGTAACCTGTGCAAACTACACCACAGAGATCTATCAATGGCTAGGCTTCAATATAGCAACGCAGACAGTTGCAGGCTATTTGTTCCTTCTTGTGGCTGCTTCTATCATGACTGACTGGGCCCTTGGAAAGCACCGCCGTTTGAAGAAG TTATTTGATGGAAAGGAAGGAAGGCCGAAGTATCCGCGCCGTTGGGTAATATTGCCTCCATTCCTGTGA
- the LOC122075621 gene encoding protein At-4/1: MPREREREREREREREREERMAATRDGESESLLTSFDQIYEDFKQGTKEIQSLKLSFNAEVKRQEALEITCNSLKSDNERLTKLYTEAINKVADQLEQRARCQYLKEELKKMKDEHLGKENEHKRAVELLKEEHVRKITDLETQVRCSLQQQVANEATINQLYRDLAAYKTHVEALTKRLEQVHADVESKYYDDNQDLKDWLLIEQEEKNELNKKLQNTEKELLICKTKMGEQQRDLTSNRDLETLKQKIMKLRKENEVLKKELHASEDRHQAVPFKNFQAG, encoded by the exons ATGCCGCGAGagcgagagcgagagagagagagagagagagagagagagagagaagagagaatggcgGCAACGAGGGACGGAGAAAGTGAATCTCTGCTTACAAGTTTCGATCAGATCTACGAG GACTTTAAGCAAGGTACCAAAGAAATCCAATCGCTGAAGTTGAGCTTCAATGCCGAAGTCAAGAGGCAGGAAGCTCTTGAAATCACCTGTAACAGTCTCAAATCAG ATAATGAGCGCTTAACAAAGCTGTATACGGAGGCTATAAACAAAGTAGCAGATCAG CTTGAACAACGTGCCAGGTGCCAATACTTAAAAGAGGAACTGAAGAAAATGAAGGATGAGCATCTCGGTAAAGAAAAT GAACATAAAAGGGCTGTAGAATTGCTTAAAGAGGAGCATGTGAGGAAGATCACAGATTTAGAGACACAGGTGAG ATGTTCTTTACAGCAACAAGTGGCAAATGAAGCAACAATAAACCAACTTTACCGAGACTTGGCTGCTTACAAGACCCATGTAGAAGCCCTAACTAAAAGGCTGGAACAGGTTCATGCTGATGTGGAATCAAAAT ATTATGATGATAATCAAGATCTGAAGGACTGGCTCCTAATTGAGCAGGAAGAGAAGAATGAGCTGAACAAGAAGCTTCAAAATACAGAAAAAGAAT TGCTTATCTGCAAGACAAAAATGGGAGAACAACAACGGGACTTAACTTCTAATCGCGACTTGGAAACACTTAAGCAGAAGATTATGAAACTACGAAAGGAGAATGAAGTCCTGAAGAAGGAGCTACACGCATCTGAAGATCGGCACCAGGCTGTTCCATTTAAGAATTTTCAGGCAGGGTAA